In one Fodinicola acaciae genomic region, the following are encoded:
- a CDS encoding ABC transporter permease, giving the protein MIRYVLRRLLGIVVVLLLIAIITFVVFYLLPSNPAQLSCGKPCTPDRLASVLHFEHLDLPIYVQFGEFLVGIVAGRTFGEGAGVVHCAAPCFGYSFQQGAPVTQLIGERFPVTASIAVGAAILWLLIGVTIGVISAVRRGSLLDRSTMVLALGGVSAPTYLVGLLGILIFGFGLNMVPVNGYVPFFDDPVQWAWHLVLPWCTLAFVSMAVYARLTRNQMLEVLGEDYIVTARAKGLTERRVVIGHGLRAVLAPIATVFGLDLGSLLGGAVITESVFGMQGMGQLLIQAVNQLDLPLVVGLTLFSGFLIIVANLVVDVAYVFLDPRVSYEQ; this is encoded by the coding sequence GTGATCCGATACGTTCTGCGCCGGCTGCTCGGCATCGTGGTCGTCCTGCTGCTGATCGCGATCATCACGTTCGTCGTTTTCTATCTGCTGCCGTCGAATCCGGCGCAGCTGTCGTGCGGCAAGCCGTGTACGCCGGACCGACTCGCCTCCGTGCTGCATTTCGAACACTTGGATTTGCCAATATATGTCCAGTTTGGCGAGTTCCTGGTGGGGATCGTCGCCGGTCGTACGTTTGGCGAGGGCGCCGGCGTGGTGCACTGCGCGGCGCCCTGTTTCGGTTATTCGTTCCAGCAGGGTGCGCCGGTGACGCAGCTGATCGGCGAGCGTTTTCCGGTCACCGCGTCGATCGCGGTCGGCGCGGCGATTCTGTGGTTGCTGATCGGCGTCACGATCGGGGTGATTTCGGCCGTACGGCGCGGAAGCCTGCTCGACCGCTCGACGATGGTGCTGGCCCTCGGCGGCGTCTCCGCGCCGACCTACCTGGTCGGCCTGCTCGGCATCCTGATCTTCGGCTTCGGCCTCAACATGGTGCCGGTCAACGGTTACGTGCCGTTTTTCGACGATCCGGTGCAGTGGGCCTGGCATCTCGTGCTTCCCTGGTGCACCTTGGCTTTCGTGTCGATGGCCGTGTACGCGCGGCTGACGCGCAACCAGATGCTGGAGGTGCTGGGGGAGGACTACATCGTCACGGCTCGGGCCAAGGGCCTGACCGAGCGGCGGGTCGTGATCGGCCACGGCCTGCGTGCCGTACTCGCGCCGATCGCCACGGTTTTCGGCCTGGATCTTGGCTCGTTGCTCGGCGGCGCGGTGATCACCGAGTCGGTCTTCGGCATGCAGGGAATGGGTCAGCTGCTGATCCAGGCGGTCAACCAGCTCGATCTGCCGCTGGTGGTGGGCCTGACACTGTTTTCCGGATTTCTGATCATCGTCGCCAACCTGGTGGTCGACGTGGCGTACGTCTTCCTGGATCCGCGGGTGAGTTATGAGCAGTGA
- a CDS encoding VOC family protein, which produces MNVLGVDNVLFGVDDLDTAVDFYADKLGLPLAFRLDEPGIALFRLGDETPGLLVRAGTPAGGRVWLEVRDARATAKSLRAAGVQPLAEPFEVATGWTVEVADPYGNVVGFTDYATMPSRGRP; this is translated from the coding sequence GTGAACGTGCTCGGAGTGGACAACGTACTTTTCGGCGTCGACGACCTCGACACAGCCGTCGATTTCTACGCCGACAAGCTCGGCTTGCCGCTGGCCTTTCGCCTCGACGAGCCGGGAATCGCGTTGTTTCGCCTCGGCGACGAGACACCTGGACTGCTCGTACGCGCCGGCACGCCGGCCGGCGGCCGCGTCTGGCTGGAGGTGCGCGACGCGCGCGCAACCGCGAAATCCCTGCGCGCCGCTGGCGTCCAACCGCTCGCGGAGCCTTTCGAGGTCGCGACCGGCTGGACGGTCGAAGTCGCCGACCCGTACGGCAACGTCGTCGGCTTCACCGACTACGCGACAATGCCCAGCCGCGGCCGCCCGTAG
- a CDS encoding DUF4166 domain-containing protein — translation MTSIFQRALGADFDRLHPQLRRRFGFSSGHACVGTGVMDEVWRGKAFTRPFLALGARRHILVPKIGADVPFVIENYAYRDSYGRETVTFVRTFDFDRPHRWDATMVYSEERGTVVDYLGTHQHLAVDLAMSVDDGDLVIRTGAQRWTEGPVTFGVPLLVSGVATVRESYDDALGKFRISVRVDNHRFGPLFGYHGAFVASYAERAAPARIRPRRETLRV, via the coding sequence GTGACCTCGATCTTCCAGCGCGCTCTCGGTGCCGACTTCGACCGGCTGCATCCCCAGCTGCGGCGCCGCTTCGGCTTCTCGTCCGGCCACGCGTGCGTCGGCACCGGCGTGATGGACGAGGTCTGGCGCGGCAAGGCCTTCACCCGGCCGTTTCTCGCGCTCGGCGCCAGGCGGCACATCCTGGTGCCGAAGATCGGCGCGGACGTCCCTTTCGTCATCGAGAACTACGCCTATCGCGACTCGTACGGACGCGAGACGGTCACCTTCGTCCGTACCTTCGACTTCGACCGGCCACACAGGTGGGACGCGACGATGGTCTACAGCGAGGAACGCGGCACGGTCGTCGACTATCTCGGCACGCACCAGCACCTCGCCGTCGACCTGGCGATGTCCGTCGATGACGGTGACTTGGTCATCCGCACCGGCGCGCAAAGGTGGACCGAGGGGCCGGTGACGTTCGGCGTGCCACTGCTCGTCAGCGGTGTAGCGACGGTCCGCGAGTCGTACGACGACGCGCTCGGCAAATTTCGCATCTCCGTTCGCGTCGACAACCACCGGTTTGGACCGCTGTTCGGCTATCACGGAGCGTTCGTCGCCAGCTATGCCGAGCGCGCCGCACCGGCACGGATCCGGCCGCGGCGCGAGACGCTGCGCGTCTAG
- the uvrB gene encoding excinuclease ABC subunit UvrB, with translation MREKLDIIRRPGQFEVVSEYRPSGDQPAAIKGIVERVNAGESNVVLLGATGTGKSATTAWVVEQLQRPTLVIAPNKTLAAQLANEFRELFPKNAVEYFVSYYDYYQPEAYVPQTDTYIEKDSSINDEVERLRHSATRSLLTRRDTIVVASVSCIYGLGTPQEYLDRCVRLKVGEEIERDKLLRKFVDVQYTRNDLAFQRGTFRVRGDTVEVFPMYEELAVRIEMFGDEIERIYYLHPLTGEVVEETDAVMVFPATHYVAGPERMERAIRGIEAELEERLAELEKQGKLLELQRLRMRTTYDIEMMRQVGFCSGIENYSMHIDGRSRGSAPYCLLDFFPDDFLLVLDESHVTVPQVGAMYEGDMSRKRTLVEHGFRLPSAMDNRPLKFEEFLDRIGQTVYLSATPGPYELGLTKGDFVEQVIRPTGLVDPEVIVKPTKGQIDDLVEQIRLRAERDERVLVTTLTKKMAEDLTDYLLELGVKVRYLHSEVDTLRRVELLRELRKGTYDVLVGINLLREGLDLPEVSLVSILDADKEGFLRSGTSLIQTIGRAARNVSGQVHMYADNITPSMEKAIDETNRRRAKQIAYNEANGVDPTPLRKKIVDILDGIYAEADDTEGELIGGSGRQQSRGKAPVPGLSSKAKAATPVKTEGMARAEMADLIQQLNDQMLAAARELQFELAARLRDEIAELKKEVRQMDRAGAGR, from the coding sequence ATGAGGGAGAAGCTCGACATCATCCGCCGTCCCGGTCAGTTCGAGGTCGTCAGCGAATACCGGCCGTCCGGCGACCAGCCGGCCGCGATCAAGGGCATCGTCGAGCGCGTCAACGCGGGTGAGTCCAACGTCGTGCTGCTCGGTGCCACCGGCACCGGCAAGTCGGCGACCACGGCGTGGGTCGTCGAGCAGCTGCAGCGGCCGACCCTGGTGATCGCGCCGAACAAGACGCTCGCGGCGCAGCTGGCCAACGAGTTCCGCGAGCTCTTCCCGAAGAACGCGGTCGAATACTTCGTCTCCTACTACGACTACTACCAGCCGGAGGCGTACGTCCCGCAGACCGACACCTACATCGAGAAGGACTCCTCGATCAACGACGAGGTCGAGCGGCTGCGGCATTCCGCGACGCGCAGCCTGCTCACCCGGCGCGACACGATCGTGGTCGCCAGTGTGTCCTGCATCTACGGTTTGGGGACGCCGCAGGAATATCTGGACCGCTGCGTCCGGCTGAAGGTCGGCGAGGAGATCGAGCGCGACAAGCTGCTGCGCAAGTTCGTCGACGTGCAATACACCCGCAACGACCTGGCGTTCCAGCGCGGCACGTTCCGAGTCCGCGGCGACACCGTCGAGGTGTTTCCGATGTACGAGGAGCTGGCCGTCCGGATCGAGATGTTCGGCGACGAGATCGAGCGGATCTACTATCTGCATCCGCTGACCGGCGAGGTGGTCGAGGAGACCGACGCCGTCATGGTGTTCCCGGCGACCCACTACGTGGCCGGTCCGGAGCGGATGGAGCGCGCGATCCGCGGCATCGAGGCCGAGCTGGAGGAGCGGCTGGCCGAGCTGGAAAAGCAGGGCAAGCTGCTGGAGCTGCAGCGGTTGCGGATGCGGACGACCTACGACATCGAGATGATGCGCCAGGTCGGCTTCTGTTCCGGCATCGAAAACTACTCGATGCACATCGACGGCCGTTCGCGCGGTTCCGCGCCGTACTGTCTGCTCGACTTCTTCCCCGACGACTTCCTGCTGGTGCTCGACGAGTCGCACGTGACCGTGCCGCAGGTCGGCGCCATGTACGAGGGCGACATGTCGCGCAAGCGGACGCTGGTCGAGCACGGTTTCCGGCTGCCGTCGGCGATGGACAACCGGCCGCTGAAGTTCGAGGAGTTCCTGGACCGGATCGGCCAGACGGTCTACCTGTCCGCGACGCCGGGTCCGTACGAGCTGGGGCTGACCAAGGGCGACTTCGTCGAGCAGGTGATCCGGCCGACCGGCCTGGTCGACCCGGAGGTCATCGTCAAGCCGACCAAGGGCCAGATCGACGACCTGGTCGAGCAGATCCGGCTGCGCGCCGAGCGCGACGAGCGAGTCCTGGTCACCACGCTGACCAAGAAGATGGCCGAGGACCTCACCGACTACCTGCTGGAGCTCGGCGTCAAGGTGCGTTATCTGCACTCCGAGGTCGACACGTTGCGGCGCGTCGAGCTGCTGCGCGAGCTGCGCAAGGGGACATACGACGTGCTGGTCGGCATCAACCTGCTGCGCGAGGGCCTGGACCTGCCGGAGGTGTCGCTGGTGTCCATCCTGGACGCCGACAAGGAGGGTTTCCTGCGCTCGGGCACCTCGCTGATCCAGACCATCGGCCGCGCGGCACGAAACGTGTCCGGCCAGGTGCACATGTATGCCGACAACATCACGCCGTCCATGGAGAAGGCGATCGACGAGACCAACCGGCGGCGCGCCAAGCAGATCGCGTACAACGAGGCCAACGGCGTCGACCCGACACCGCTGCGGAAGAAGATCGTCGACATCCTGGACGGCATCTACGCCGAGGCCGACGACACCGAAGGCGAGCTCATCGGCGGCTCCGGCCGGCAGCAGTCGCGCGGCAAGGCGCCGGTGCCCGGCCTGTCGTCGAAGGCGAAGGCGGCGACGCCGGTCAAGACCGAGGGGATGGCGCGCGCCGAGATGGCCGACCTGATCCAGCAGCTCAACGACCAGATGCTGGCCGCCGCGCGCGAGCTGCAGTTCGAGCTGGCGGCGCGGCTGCGCGACGAGATCGCCGAGCTGAAGAAGGAGGTCCGCCAGATGGACCGGGCCGGCGCCGGCCGCTGA
- a CDS encoding dipeptide epimerase, translating into MTITEVRVHQVSAPLHTPWVTAVRRTEVVDSLLVELVDADGRSGWGEGVATWKITGDSLPGMAAAISGPLAEVVTGRDPADLDALCREVAGAIVGNTAAKSAVDCALHDLAAVRLGVPLSQLLGAAPRPLPTDVTLALGPVAEMADAARQRVAEGFEVLKIKVGGEEAEDLLRLTEIRRAAPKAVIRLDANQGWTARTAVRLISRLEDAQLGIELVEQPVPAGDLDGLAFVSSRVSTPVAADEAVWSPADLVEVVRRHAADVVNIKLAKAGGLRPARALLAVAEASGVQVMVGSMMETHVGIGAAAALATVTACPYAVDLDAAWWLKHSPVTGGLSYDGAAVRLPDAPGQGITALA; encoded by the coding sequence GTGACCATCACCGAAGTTCGTGTCCATCAGGTTTCCGCTCCCCTGCACACGCCCTGGGTCACCGCCGTACGGCGGACCGAGGTGGTCGACAGCCTGCTCGTCGAGCTGGTCGACGCCGACGGCCGGTCCGGCTGGGGTGAGGGGGTGGCGACCTGGAAGATCACCGGCGACTCGCTGCCCGGCATGGCGGCGGCGATCTCCGGTCCGCTCGCCGAGGTCGTCACCGGCCGCGACCCGGCCGATCTGGACGCGCTCTGCCGCGAGGTGGCCGGCGCGATCGTCGGCAACACCGCGGCCAAGTCGGCCGTCGACTGCGCACTGCACGACCTCGCGGCCGTACGCCTCGGCGTACCGCTCAGCCAGCTGCTCGGCGCGGCACCGCGGCCGCTGCCGACCGATGTCACGCTCGCGCTCGGGCCGGTCGCCGAGATGGCCGACGCGGCGCGCCAGCGGGTCGCCGAGGGCTTCGAGGTGCTCAAGATCAAGGTCGGCGGTGAGGAGGCCGAGGACCTGCTTCGGCTGACCGAGATCCGCCGTGCCGCACCGAAAGCCGTCATCCGGCTGGACGCCAACCAGGGGTGGACCGCGCGCACGGCCGTACGGCTCATCTCGCGGCTCGAGGACGCGCAGCTGGGCATCGAGCTGGTCGAGCAGCCGGTGCCGGCCGGCGACCTGGACGGCCTCGCCTTCGTCAGCTCACGCGTGTCGACGCCGGTCGCCGCCGACGAGGCGGTGTGGTCGCCGGCGGACCTGGTGGAGGTCGTACGCCGGCACGCCGCGGACGTGGTGAACATCAAGCTGGCGAAGGCCGGCGGGCTGCGGCCGGCGCGCGCGCTGCTCGCGGTCGCCGAGGCCAGCGGCGTGCAGGTGATGGTCGGCTCGATGATGGAGACGCACGTCGGCATCGGCGCCGCCGCGGCTCTGGCGACCGTGACCGCCTGCCCATACGCCGTCGACCTCGACGCGGCCTGGTGGCTGAAGCACTCGCCGGTCACCGGCGGCCTGTCTTACGACGGCGCCGCCGTACGCCTGCCGGACGCGCCGGGCCAAGGCATCACCGCCCTCGCCTGA
- a CDS encoding RidA family protein, translating into MRIERKLAELGLSLPAPLRPTGVELPFPWVRVHGDRAFVSGHGPLAADGSLARPLGKVGDQVSAEQAYDAARLVALAMLSSLKQTLGDLDRVSAWLRVFGMVNTAPGFVHTPPVINGFSDLIIELWGPEAGSHARSAVGVAALPFDIPVEIEAEVLIA; encoded by the coding sequence GTGCGAATAGAGCGGAAGTTGGCTGAGTTGGGTTTGTCGCTGCCGGCGCCGTTGCGGCCGACCGGTGTCGAGCTGCCGTTTCCATGGGTGCGCGTCCATGGCGACCGTGCCTTCGTCTCCGGCCACGGCCCGCTGGCCGCCGACGGCTCACTCGCGAGGCCACTCGGCAAGGTCGGCGACCAGGTCAGTGCGGAGCAGGCGTACGACGCGGCGCGGCTGGTCGCGCTGGCGATGCTGTCGTCGCTGAAGCAGACGCTCGGCGATCTTGACCGCGTCAGCGCCTGGCTGCGGGTCTTCGGCATGGTCAACACCGCGCCTGGCTTCGTCCACACGCCGCCGGTGATCAACGGCTTCTCCGACCTGATCATCGAGCTGTGGGGACCGGAGGCCGGCAGCCACGCGCGGTCGGCGGTCGGCGTGGCGGCGCTACCGTTCGACATCCCGGTCGAGATCGAGGCCGAAGTCCTCATCGCCTGA
- a CDS encoding PhoX family protein: protein MTCLYRCGNACFHPVPNESDNSYFADEVSRRDVFRAGALGAIAIGVGGAIASSTPASAAEQTGSAVIPEAYAATGGGNGKLTFSPIPPNTLDTVVVPNGYDHAVIIKWGDAVEAGAPKFDINRQTAAAQAKQFGYNNDFTAVLPLDRHDRRGLLVCNHEYTDENLMFPGFTKPENLTVEQLRISMAAHGLSVVEIERVGSTGQWRVAGNGRAYNRRITLIGTPFQLTGPAAGSKLLQTAADRTGRKVIGTQNNCSGGVTPWGTVLSGEENFNQYFVGGDGAPESVKAGLKRYGISTDTRYPDGNRRWDRADERFDLARHPHEAHRFGWVVEVDPYDRRSTPRKHTALGRLKHEGANVILTKDGRAAVYTGDDERFEYLYKFVSDKKMIPGQSSYARKHNMTLLESGTLYVATFDFTSAGEIDGSGRLPSDGGFNGTGRWIPLVKDGQSMVPGMTVDEVLVFTRLAGDKVGATKLDRPEDVEPNPVTGKVYAALTNNTDRGKAGKAAADEVNPRNLNKHGHILEITADGGDHGRDTFTWTLPIVCGDPKDPGTYFAGFDKTKVSPISCPDNVAFDRYGNLWIATDGNALGSNDGLFAVPLSGPDRGHLRQFLTVPHAAETCGPFISADNRTVFTAVQHPGEDNGASVEKPLSTWPDGDLGKPAIICTWRLDGREVGA from the coding sequence ATGACCTGCCTCTACCGCTGCGGCAACGCCTGCTTCCATCCGGTGCCGAACGAGTCGGACAACTCCTACTTCGCCGACGAGGTCTCTCGCCGCGACGTGTTCCGCGCCGGTGCGCTTGGCGCGATCGCCATCGGCGTCGGTGGTGCGATCGCCTCGAGCACTCCGGCCTCGGCAGCCGAGCAGACCGGCAGTGCGGTGATCCCGGAAGCGTACGCCGCGACCGGTGGAGGCAACGGCAAGCTGACCTTCTCGCCGATCCCGCCCAACACGCTCGACACCGTCGTGGTGCCGAACGGCTACGACCACGCCGTGATCATCAAATGGGGTGACGCGGTCGAGGCCGGTGCGCCGAAGTTCGACATCAACAGGCAGACGGCCGCCGCGCAGGCCAAGCAGTTCGGCTACAACAACGACTTCACCGCGGTGTTGCCGCTGGACCGGCACGACCGGCGTGGCCTGCTGGTGTGCAACCACGAGTACACCGACGAAAACCTGATGTTTCCCGGCTTCACCAAGCCGGAGAACCTGACGGTCGAGCAGCTGCGGATCTCGATGGCCGCGCACGGCCTGTCGGTGGTCGAGATCGAGCGGGTCGGCTCGACCGGCCAATGGCGGGTGGCCGGCAACGGCCGCGCGTACAACCGGCGGATCACCCTGATCGGCACGCCGTTCCAGCTGACCGGGCCGGCCGCCGGCAGCAAGCTGCTGCAGACCGCCGCCGACCGGACCGGCCGCAAGGTCATCGGTACGCAGAACAACTGCTCCGGCGGCGTGACGCCGTGGGGCACGGTGCTGTCCGGCGAGGAGAACTTCAACCAGTACTTCGTCGGCGGCGACGGCGCGCCGGAGTCGGTCAAGGCCGGGCTGAAGCGTTACGGCATCAGCACCGACACGCGCTATCCGGACGGCAACCGCCGCTGGGACCGCGCCGACGAGAGGTTCGACCTGGCCAGGCATCCCCACGAGGCACACCGGTTCGGCTGGGTCGTCGAGGTCGACCCGTACGACCGGCGCTCGACGCCGAGGAAGCACACCGCGCTCGGCCGGCTCAAGCACGAGGGCGCCAACGTCATCCTCACCAAGGACGGCCGCGCGGCCGTCTACACCGGCGACGACGAGCGGTTCGAATACCTCTACAAGTTCGTCTCCGACAAGAAGATGATCCCGGGTCAGTCGTCGTACGCGCGTAAGCACAACATGACGCTGCTGGAGTCCGGCACGTTGTACGTGGCGACCTTCGACTTCACCTCGGCGGGGGAGATCGACGGCTCCGGCAGGCTGCCGTCCGATGGTGGTTTCAACGGCACCGGCCGGTGGATCCCGCTGGTCAAGGACGGTCAGTCGATGGTGCCCGGTATGACCGTCGACGAGGTGCTGGTCTTCACCCGGCTGGCCGGCGACAAGGTCGGCGCGACCAAGCTGGACCGGCCGGAGGACGTCGAGCCCAACCCGGTCACCGGCAAGGTCTACGCGGCGCTGACCAACAACACCGACCGCGGCAAGGCCGGCAAGGCGGCGGCCGACGAGGTCAACCCGCGCAACCTCAACAAGCACGGCCACATCCTGGAGATCACCGCCGACGGCGGCGACCACGGGCGCGACACGTTCACCTGGACGCTGCCGATCGTCTGCGGCGACCCGAAGGATCCGGGGACGTACTTCGCCGGCTTCGACAAGACCAAGGTCTCGCCGATCTCCTGTCCGGACAACGTCGCGTTCGACAGGTACGGCAACCTGTGGATCGCCACCGATGGCAACGCGCTCGGCAGCAACGACGGCCTGTTCGCGGTGCCGCTGTCCGGTCCGGACCGCGGCCACCTGCGGCAGTTCCTGACCGTGCCGCACGCCGCGGAGACCTGCGGCCCGTTCATCTCGGCGGACAACCGTACGGTCTTCACCGCCGTACAGCATCCCGGCGAGGACAACGGCGCCTCGGTGGAGAAGCCGCTGTCGACCTGGCCGGACGGCGACCTCGGCAAGCCGGCGATCATCTGCACCTGGCGCCTCGACGGCCGCGAGGTCGGCGCCTAG
- the coaE gene encoding dephospho-CoA kinase, translated as MLRIGLTGGIGAGKSAVSGRLAARGAVVIDADKLAREVVAPGTPGLAAIREAFGDDVIADGALDRPALARIVFADEARRRQLNAIVHPLVGARTAELMHAAWPEAIVVHDVPLLVENGLAPAYHLVVIVHAPVDVRIDRLHRDRGMTTDEARARIGSQATEEQRRAVADVWLDNSGSLAELEKSVDTLWDDRLVPYEANIRERRNAWRSGRAEIVPHDPTWPVQAERIANRLRTALGERATRVDHIGSTSVPDLAAKDILDMMVSVRSIEDADAIADTLNDAGFPPNPRIRSDEPKPADPDPAHWAKRYHNNADPGRTVNLHVRVEGWPNWRYALLFRDWLRADAGARADYERHKLALAAEHGSYEAYAIAKEPWFDRALPLAEAWSKQAGWSA; from the coding sequence GTGCTTCGCATCGGACTCACCGGCGGCATCGGCGCCGGCAAATCGGCGGTGTCCGGACGGCTCGCGGCGCGCGGCGCGGTGGTGATCGACGCCGACAAGCTGGCGCGCGAGGTGGTCGCGCCCGGCACGCCCGGGTTGGCGGCCATACGCGAGGCCTTCGGCGACGACGTGATAGCCGACGGCGCACTGGACCGGCCGGCTCTGGCGCGGATCGTCTTCGCCGACGAGGCCAGGCGCCGGCAGCTCAACGCGATCGTCCATCCGCTGGTCGGCGCGCGTACGGCCGAGCTGATGCATGCCGCCTGGCCGGAGGCGATCGTCGTGCACGACGTGCCGCTGCTGGTCGAGAACGGCCTCGCGCCGGCCTATCACCTCGTCGTCATCGTGCACGCGCCGGTGGACGTACGCATCGACCGCCTGCACCGCGACCGCGGCATGACCACCGACGAGGCGCGGGCCAGGATCGGCTCGCAGGCCACCGAGGAGCAGCGCCGAGCCGTCGCGGACGTCTGGCTGGACAACAGCGGATCCCTGGCAGAGCTGGAAAAGTCGGTCGACACGCTGTGGGACGACCGGCTGGTCCCGTACGAGGCCAACATCCGCGAGCGGCGTAACGCGTGGCGCAGCGGGCGCGCCGAGATCGTGCCGCACGACCCCACCTGGCCGGTGCAGGCCGAGCGCATCGCCAACCGTCTCCGGACCGCGCTCGGCGAGCGCGCGACGCGTGTCGACCACATCGGCTCGACCTCCGTGCCGGACCTGGCGGCGAAGGACATCCTCGACATGATGGTGTCCGTACGCTCCATCGAGGACGCCGACGCGATCGCCGACACGCTCAACGACGCCGGCTTTCCGCCCAACCCGCGGATCCGGTCCGACGAGCCGAAGCCGGCCGACCCCGATCCGGCGCACTGGGCCAAGCGCTATCACAACAACGCCGACCCCGGTCGCACGGTCAACCTGCACGTACGCGTCGAAGGCTGGCCAAACTGGCGCTATGCGCTGCTGTTCCGCGACTGGCTGCGCGCCGACGCGGGCGCTCGCGCCGACTACGAGCGACACAAGCTCGCGCTGGCCGCCGAGCATGGGTCATACGAGGCGTACGCCATCGCGAAGGAGCCGTGGTTCGACCGGGCGCTGCCGCTGGCCGAGGCCTGGTCGAAACAGGCCGGTTGGTCCGCATAG
- a CDS encoding ABC transporter permease: protein MSLPPTDAVDAAPPTARSAVVGRTPWQLAWQRLRRDRWALAGAVVVLLFVLVAIFAPLLAALEGQDPFTYHTELLDPVQGNAPRGAFGGVSGGHWFGVEPLTGRDMFAIVVYGARTSFLIGVAASLVAVVLGTIVGLVAGLTGGFVDSLLGRIMDVVFSFPSLIFMIALTVIAPDWLPRPVLLIVIMGFFSWPTVGRVVRAQVLSLSRREFVDAARTLGARPAYIMVRELLPNVAAPIIVYSSILIPGMIGTEAALSYLGVGIPPPTPDWGRSISTAVEWVQTDPMYLLFPGGALFLAVLAFNILGDGIRDALDPRLARL, encoded by the coding sequence TTGAGCTTGCCGCCGACAGACGCGGTGGACGCCGCGCCACCGACCGCGCGCAGCGCCGTTGTCGGACGTACGCCGTGGCAGCTGGCGTGGCAGCGGTTGCGCCGCGACCGGTGGGCTTTGGCCGGCGCGGTGGTGGTGCTTTTGTTCGTGCTTGTGGCGATCTTCGCGCCACTGCTCGCGGCGCTGGAGGGCCAGGACCCGTTCACTTACCACACCGAGCTGCTCGACCCGGTCCAAGGCAACGCGCCGCGCGGTGCGTTCGGTGGGGTGAGCGGCGGGCACTGGTTCGGCGTCGAGCCGCTGACCGGTCGTGACATGTTCGCGATCGTGGTCTACGGCGCGCGTACGTCCTTCCTGATCGGCGTCGCCGCGTCGCTGGTGGCCGTGGTGCTCGGCACCATCGTCGGCCTGGTCGCCGGACTGACCGGTGGCTTCGTGGACAGCCTGCTCGGCCGGATCATGGACGTGGTGTTCAGCTTTCCGTCGCTGATCTTCATGATCGCGCTGACCGTGATCGCGCCCGACTGGCTGCCGCGGCCGGTGCTGCTGATCGTGATCATGGGATTTTTCAGCTGGCCGACGGTCGGCCGGGTCGTACGCGCCCAGGTGCTGTCGCTGTCGCGGCGCGAGTTCGTCGACGCGGCGCGTACGCTCGGCGCGCGGCCGGCATACATCATGGTCCGCGAGCTGCTGCCAAACGTCGCCGCGCCGATCATCGTCTACAGCTCGATCCTGATCCCCGGCATGATCGGCACCGAGGCCGCGCTGTCCTATCTCGGTGTCGGCATCCCGCCGCCGACGCCCGACTGGGGACGGTCGATCAGCACCGCGGTGGAATGGGTGCAGACCGACCCGATGTATCTACTTTTCCCCGGCGGTGCACTGTTTCTGGCGGTGCTCGCGTTCAACATTCTGGGTGACGGCATCCGGGACGCTCTCGACCCGAGGCTGGCGCGGCTGTGA
- a CDS encoding MarR family winged helix-turn-helix transcriptional regulator: MTDLEALAAIRAWARLDQAFAEFNRQLQRRHKVTGGQLAILRMVEEWGGDLALQEMRDQLAMHPATLGQLVDRLADREFVSLANDPTDRRRRIVRVTKKGRRLLRETPLAGPVRLRYVKADPARLRRLAEAFDDAVELFNLRLENQ; the protein is encoded by the coding sequence GTGACGGACCTTGAGGCATTGGCGGCCATTCGGGCCTGGGCTCGGCTTGATCAGGCGTTTGCGGAGTTCAACCGGCAACTGCAGCGCCGCCACAAGGTGACCGGCGGACAGCTGGCGATCCTGCGGATGGTGGAGGAATGGGGTGGCGACCTCGCGCTGCAGGAGATGCGCGACCAACTGGCCATGCATCCGGCGACGCTCGGCCAGCTCGTCGACCGGCTCGCCGATCGCGAGTTCGTCAGCCTGGCCAACGATCCGACCGACCGCCGCCGCCGGATCGTACGCGTGACAAAGAAAGGTCGCCGGCTGCTGCGGGAAACACCGTTGGCCGGTCCGGTCCGCCTGCGTTACGTGAAGGCGGACCCGGCTCGGCTGCGCCGGCTCGCCGAGGCATTCGACGATGCCGTCGAGCTTTTCAACCTACGTTTGGAGAACCAGTGA